One genomic window of Spartinivicinus poritis includes the following:
- the tnpB gene encoding IS66 family insertion sequence element accessory protein TnpB (TnpB, as the term is used for proteins encoded by IS66 family insertion elements, is considered an accessory protein, since TnpC, encoded by a neighboring gene, is a DDE family transposase.) yields MSSIMRPSKSLTAIYLYRNPIDFRKSHQGLAAIGELELGHNPYEGYLYAFTNKRRNKIKCLFWESNGFVLYYKSLAEEKFKWPKQSETLITLTGEQINWLLDGYDINKMVPHKKLHYESCF; encoded by the coding sequence ATGAGTTCTATTATGCGTCCCTCAAAGTCATTAACAGCCATTTACCTATACCGCAATCCCATTGACTTTCGCAAGTCTCACCAAGGGCTGGCAGCCATTGGTGAGCTAGAGTTAGGGCATAATCCTTATGAAGGCTATCTCTATGCCTTCACCAATAAAAGGCGTAATAAAATTAAATGTCTATTCTGGGAAAGCAACGGTTTTGTGCTTTATTACAAGAGTCTAGCCGAAGAAAAGTTTAAGTGGCCTAAACAATCAGAAACCCTTATTACCCTAACGGGTGAACAAATTAATTGGTTATTGGATGGGTATGATATTAATAAAATGGTACCCCATAAAAAACTGCATTATGAGTCGTGTTTTTAA